The following are encoded together in the uncultured Sphaerochaeta sp. genome:
- a CDS encoding transglutaminase-like domain-containing protein, whose product MAFDEQRYREHTVLLDYTHPTIAAVIQKQGWLTLPTLGSRIATVYTFVRDAIPFGYAEHFAVPASQVLVQGMGNCLTKTTLLMALLRAVGAPCRLKAAMISKVIHRGLLGEGSFLFSPRHLHHAWVEVYYQDKWIEIGGHIIDRPYLEKLQQKFANFIGSFYGYGIAVTHFRNPPISWEEEETEIQSKAIRESLHTFNDPDSFFTAHPEAEQRTHCLTYKLILRPKLNRSIRKLRNS is encoded by the coding sequence ATGGCATTTGACGAGCAACGATACAGAGAACATACAGTACTCCTCGATTATACACATCCCACTATCGCAGCAGTCATCCAAAAGCAGGGCTGGCTTACCCTTCCTACTCTCGGTAGTCGTATTGCAACAGTCTACACCTTTGTTCGTGATGCCATACCCTTTGGGTATGCAGAGCACTTTGCTGTGCCTGCTTCACAAGTACTTGTACAAGGTATGGGAAACTGCCTCACAAAGACCACACTCCTGATGGCGCTGCTTCGTGCAGTAGGAGCCCCTTGCCGGTTGAAAGCGGCCATGATCAGCAAGGTGATCCACCGTGGATTACTCGGCGAGGGCTCTTTCCTTTTCAGTCCACGACATCTGCACCATGCATGGGTGGAGGTATATTACCAAGACAAATGGATTGAGATTGGGGGACACATTATTGACCGTCCATACCTTGAAAAGCTCCAGCAGAAGTTTGCTAATTTCATCGGGAGCTTCTATGGCTACGGAATTGCCGTGACCCACTTCAGGAATCCCCCGATCAGCTGGGAGGAAGAGGAGACGGAAATCCAGAGCAAGGCAATCAGGGAGAGCCTTCACACCTTCAATGATCCAGATTCCTTTTTCACCGCCCATCCGGAGGCAGAGCAAAGAACACACTGCCTGACGTACAAACTGATCCTCCGGCCAAAACTCAACCGTTCGATCAGGAAACTGAGAAATAGCTGA